The following coding sequences are from one Pocillopora verrucosa isolate sample1 chromosome 5, ASM3666991v2, whole genome shotgun sequence window:
- the LOC131779417 gene encoding uncharacterized protein yields MSNSSLAKGREPLEFQLGKRKVIKGWEMGIKGMCIGEKRKLIIPPHVGYRACGIQNVIPADSVLIFTTELMSIKRKSLFDPKLLLQIGFWPLLAGVILYYLYRKASKKSGKPETKSSKKNKKK; encoded by the exons ATGTCCAACTCATCCCTGGCAAAAGGAAGGGAGCCACTTGAGTTCCAGTTGGGCAAAAGGAAGGTTATCAAAG GTTGGGAGATGGGTATAAAAGGAATGTGCATAGG tgaaaaaagaaaattgatcatCCCTCCTCACGTAGGGTACAGAGCTTGTGGAATTCAGAATGTTATTCCTG CTGACTCTGTACTAATTTTTACCACCGAGCTCATGTCCATTAAGAGGAAGTCGCTGTTCGATCCAAAGTTACTGCTGCAAATAGGATTTTGGCCGCTCCTGGCTGGAGTGATTTTGTACTATCTGTATAGAAAGGCATCTAAGAAATCTGGCAAGCCTGAAACAAAGTcgagcaagaaaaataaaaagaagtaa